Proteins encoded together in one Piliocolobus tephrosceles isolate RC106 chromosome 15, ASM277652v3, whole genome shotgun sequence window:
- the IL1R1 gene encoding interleukin-1 receptor type 1 isoform X2 — MEVDLGSHIQLICNVTGQLSDTAYWKWNGSFIDEDDPVLGEDYYSVENPANKRRSTLITVLNISETESRFYEHPFTCLARNTHGMDAAYIQLIYPVTKFQKHMIGICVTLTVILMCSVFIYKIFKIDIVLWYRDSCYDFLPIKASDGKTYDAYILYPKTTGEGSTSDCDIFVFKVLPEVLEKQCGYKLFIFGRDDYVGEDIVEVINENVKKSRRLIIILVREISGFSWLGGSSEEQIAMYNALVQDGIKVVLLELEKIQDYEKMPESIKFIKQKHGAIRWSGDFTQGPQSAKTRFWKNVRYHMPVQRRSPSSKHQLLSPATKEKLQREAHVPLG; from the exons GATCCCATATACAACTGATCTGTAATGTCACTGGCCAGTTGAGTGACACTGCCTACTGGAAGTGGAACGGGTCCTTCATTGACGAAGATGACCCAGTGCTAGGGGAGGACTATTACAG TGTGGAAAATCCTGCAAACAAAAGAAGGAGTACCCTCATCACAGTGCTTAATATATCAGAAACTGAAAGTAGATTTTATGAACATCCATTTACCTGTTTAGCCAGGAATACACATGGTATGGATGCAGCATATATCCAGTTAATATATCCAG tcaCTAAATTCCAGAAGCACATGATTGGTATATGTGTCACGCTGACAGTCATACTTATGTGTTctgttttcatctataaaatctTCAAGATTGACATTGTGCTTTGGTACAGGGATTCCTGCTATGATTTTCTCCCAATAAAAG CTTCAGATGGAAAGACCTATGACGCATATATACTGTATCCAAAGACCACTGGGGAAGGGTCTACCTCTGACTGtgatatttttgtgtttaaagtCTTGCCTGAGGTCTTGGAAAAACAGTGTGGATATAAGCTGTTCATTTTTGGAAGGGATGACTACGTTGGGGAAG ACATTGTTGAGGTCAttaatgaaaatgtaaagaaaagcaGAAGACTGATTATCATTTTAGTCAGAGAAATATCAGGCTTCAGCTGGCTGGGTGGTTCATCTGAAGAGCAAATAGCCATGTATAATGCTCTTGTTCAGGATGGAATTAAAGTTGTCCTGCTTGAGCTGGAGAAAATCCAAGACTATGAGAAAATGCCAGAATCGATCAAATTCATTAAGCAGAAACATGGGGCTATCCGCTGGTCAGGGGACTTTACACAGGGGCCACAGTCTGCAAAGACAAGGTTCTGGAAGAATGTCAGGTACCACATGCCAGTCCAGCGACGGTCACCTTCATCTAAACACCAGTTACTGTCACCGGCCACTAAGGAAAAACTGCAAAGAGAGGCTCATGTGCCTCTCGGGTAG